The proteins below are encoded in one region of Streptomyces roseirectus:
- a CDS encoding NAD(P)-dependent oxidoreductase, translating to MARTPRLLVLDPVHPEALAELGLVLEVVVRLKPPQSELAALVEEVDPDAVVVRSGVRLTGEVIRSAPRLRVIGRAGSGTDNIDVGVARELGVRVFTLHGVSANAVAELALGLALSVTRNVALADRQIRAGLWRKPELAGPELGGHTLGVVGLGPIGSRLAELARPLRMRVLATVASPTPERARDLAAEDITLLPLKTLLSESDVVCLALPLNDATRHLISGPELALMGPRAYLVNVARGGVVDEQALYEALSAGVIAGAALDVHAVEGGLSPLAELDNVVLTPHIGATTHDAQARIGTLLVSRLQEELAAAGVLERPLTSEVVK from the coding sequence GTGGCCCGAACACCGCGTCTGCTGGTCCTGGATCCCGTCCACCCTGAGGCCCTGGCCGAACTCGGCCTGGTTCTGGAGGTGGTGGTGCGGCTGAAGCCGCCGCAGTCGGAGCTCGCCGCCCTGGTCGAGGAGGTGGACCCGGACGCCGTCGTGGTCCGCAGCGGGGTGCGGCTGACCGGTGAGGTGATCCGCTCGGCGCCCCGGCTGAGGGTGATCGGCCGGGCCGGCAGCGGTACCGACAACATCGATGTCGGCGTCGCCCGTGAACTCGGCGTCCGGGTCTTCACGCTGCACGGCGTGTCCGCGAACGCGGTCGCCGAACTCGCCCTGGGGCTCGCCCTGTCGGTGACCCGGAACGTGGCGCTCGCGGACCGGCAGATCCGGGCCGGGCTGTGGCGCAAGCCGGAGCTGGCGGGGCCCGAACTCGGCGGGCACACGCTGGGCGTGGTCGGTCTCGGGCCGATCGGGTCGCGGCTCGCGGAGCTGGCCCGCCCGCTGCGGATGCGGGTCCTGGCGACGGTGGCCTCGCCGACGCCGGAGCGGGCCCGGGACCTCGCCGCCGAGGACATCACGCTCCTCCCGCTCAAGACGCTGCTGAGCGAGTCGGACGTCGTGTGTCTGGCGCTGCCCCTCAATGACGCGACCCGGCACCTGATCTCGGGTCCCGAGCTGGCGCTGATGGGTCCGCGCGCGTATCTCGTGAACGTCGCGCGCGGCGGGGTCGTCGACGAACAGGCCCTGTACGAGGCCCTGTCGGCGGGGGTGATCGCGGGGGCGGCGCTGGACGTGCACGCCGTCGAGGGCGGCCTCTCGCCGCTGGCGGAGCTGGACAACGTCGTGCTGACCCCGCACATCGGCGCGACCACGCACGACGCGCAGGCCCGGATCGGGACGCTGCTGGTGTCCCGGCTGCAGGAGGAACTGGCCGCCGCGGGCGTGCTGGAGCGCCCGCTGACCTCGGAGGTCGTCAAGTGA
- a CDS encoding FAD/NAD(P)-binding protein, whose translation MSFVSLAIVGAGPSCTYALERLAALAQAADGRVPLAVHIFDASGQFGAGQVHSPRQPVTSFLNRIVGQVSFAADETVEEAGPLLPAKLRPTLLEWCQERFAATGDPLYDVSAEDWPKRYVHGQALQDQFETYLRLLRSAGVRVDLYHAEVVDIHEADDGGGRLTVVTDTADAAGASYDVDSVLMVTGHSWNDPDRYPKQARWNAFAKEHGAVFVPSAYPMELHIPEESTGPGAVVGCLGMGLTSIDIILHLTEGRGGRYAERGDGQLVYEPSGKEPASIAVFSRSGLFTFARPYNAKERDLDALEHRGVFLTEAAVDALREAEGSAPVSIGGLARVQLDFERHVLPIVVLEMAALYYRTLFGPEFGDALEAAVRPEYEAFLADAGAGASSAEAVARLSDAVERYVDPVAEALDAVLRGADAPVPKGLLPRYLEVVFGPDEGARLASLAESDRARFARAVALTPSPYRHGTFPAANRFSWERTLWPIPREGHRDPEEYRAALLDFLDVDHRWAAQDNLTNPAKAAADGVWRDLRDTLAYAVDFGGLTAASHQNFLDVYMRHHNRLCNGAALEVMEKVRAAIRAGLVDVSVGPGAELSTDAASGRFRVQGPTTGADLELDVLVDSRVHPFDAENDVRPVYPALLRHGLVSKWVNPGQGGAPDFGPGGLELTADFHPVRADGTADRRLTFLGPPSEGVMFFQLGALRPNRNHHVMQDVLRWVREFWPRVQDLPVPAGA comes from the coding sequence ATGTCCTTCGTCTCCCTCGCCATCGTCGGCGCGGGCCCGAGCTGCACGTACGCCCTGGAGCGGCTGGCCGCGCTCGCGCAGGCCGCCGACGGGCGGGTGCCGCTGGCCGTCCACATCTTCGACGCGTCGGGCCAGTTCGGCGCCGGCCAGGTGCACAGCCCGCGCCAGCCCGTCACGAGTTTCCTCAACCGGATCGTCGGTCAGGTGTCGTTCGCGGCGGACGAGACCGTCGAGGAGGCCGGTCCGCTGCTGCCGGCGAAGCTGCGGCCCACGCTGCTGGAGTGGTGCCAGGAGCGGTTCGCGGCGACCGGCGATCCGTTGTACGACGTGAGCGCCGAGGACTGGCCGAAGCGGTACGTCCACGGGCAGGCGCTCCAGGACCAGTTCGAGACGTACCTGCGGCTGCTGCGGTCGGCGGGGGTGCGGGTCGACCTGTATCACGCGGAGGTCGTCGACATCCACGAGGCCGACGACGGCGGTGGGCGGCTGACCGTGGTGACGGACACGGCGGACGCGGCGGGTGCCTCGTACGACGTGGACAGTGTCCTGATGGTCACCGGGCACTCGTGGAACGACCCTGACCGGTATCCGAAGCAGGCGCGGTGGAACGCGTTCGCGAAGGAGCACGGCGCGGTGTTCGTGCCGTCCGCGTATCCGATGGAGCTGCACATCCCGGAGGAGTCGACCGGGCCCGGTGCGGTGGTGGGGTGCCTGGGGATGGGGCTGACCAGCATCGACATCATTCTGCACCTGACCGAGGGGCGGGGCGGGCGGTATGCCGAGCGCGGTGACGGGCAGTTGGTGTACGAGCCGTCGGGCAAGGAGCCGGCGTCGATCGCGGTGTTCAGCCGGTCGGGTCTGTTCACGTTCGCGCGGCCCTACAACGCGAAGGAGCGCGATCTCGACGCGCTGGAGCACCGGGGTGTGTTCCTGACGGAGGCGGCGGTGGACGCGCTGCGGGAGGCCGAGGGCTCCGCGCCGGTCTCGATCGGCGGGCTCGCGCGGGTGCAGCTGGACTTCGAGCGGCACGTCCTGCCGATCGTGGTGCTGGAGATGGCGGCGCTGTACTACCGGACGCTGTTCGGCCCGGAGTTCGGGGACGCGCTGGAGGCGGCGGTGCGCCCGGAGTACGAGGCGTTCCTCGCCGACGCGGGCGCGGGCGCGTCGTCGGCCGAGGCGGTGGCGCGGCTGTCGGACGCCGTCGAGCGGTACGTCGATCCGGTCGCGGAGGCGCTGGACGCGGTGTTGCGGGGTGCGGACGCGCCGGTGCCGAAGGGGCTGCTGCCGCGCTATCTGGAGGTGGTGTTCGGTCCGGACGAGGGGGCGCGGCTCGCGTCGCTCGCCGAGTCGGACCGGGCGCGGTTCGCGCGGGCGGTGGCGCTGACGCCGTCGCCGTACCGGCACGGCACGTTTCCGGCGGCCAACCGGTTCTCGTGGGAGCGCACGCTGTGGCCGATCCCGCGCGAGGGGCACCGGGACCCGGAGGAGTACCGGGCGGCGTTGCTGGACTTCCTGGACGTCGACCACCGCTGGGCGGCGCAGGACAACCTGACGAACCCGGCGAAGGCGGCGGCCGACGGCGTGTGGCGCGACCTGCGCGACACCCTCGCGTACGCGGTGGACTTCGGGGGTCTGACGGCGGCCTCGCACCAGAACTTCCTGGACGTCTACATGCGTCACCACAACCGGCTGTGCAACGGGGCGGCGCTGGAGGTCATGGAGAAGGTGCGGGCGGCGATCCGCGCGGGCCTGGTCGACGTGTCGGTGGGTCCCGGCGCCGAGCTGTCGACGGACGCGGCGTCGGGGCGGTTCCGGGTGCAGGGGCCGACGACGGGCGCGGATCTGGAGCTGGACGTGCTGGTGGACTCGCGGGTGCATCCGTTCGACGCGGAGAACGACGTCCGTCCGGTGTATCCGGCGCTGCTGCGGCACGGGCTGGTCAGCAAGTGGGTGAACCCGGGCCAGGGCGGGGCGCCGGACTTCGGTCCCGGTGGTCTGGAGCTGACGGCGGACTTCCATCCGGTGCGCGCGGACGGCACGGCGGACCGGCGGCTGACGTTCCTCGGCCCGCCGAGCGAGGGCGTGATGTTCTTCCAGCTCGGGGCGTTGCGCCCGAACCGCAACCACCACGTGATGCAGGACGTGCTGCGCTGGGTGCGGGAGTTCTGGCCGCGTGTCCAGGACCTCCCGGTGCCGGCCGGCGCCTGA
- a CDS encoding LysR family transcriptional regulator — MDLRRLNSFVAVAEEGHFGNAAKRLYLSPPSVTLHIKQLEADFGVRLLHRTPVALTPAGQRLLRHARRLLGALDAARQDLAELTEPEGSRPARLRVGVMSHGAGEVTSSALSAFQHLRPDVALSVVQLDFQAHQSALLEGDVDVAFIRPAPTDDRIRYDVLDSEPRVAIVPAASPLADARGEGVPVDELLDEPFLPVAQVPREFADYFYFVPARGGIPVRRGFPAVVRTPYDALRSVAGGAGIATSVESFTHYHSWPGTAFVPILDAPWEKCVLARRGDDDSPSVQTFRALTAALAKNQPLRPEGNKSPDPATLRNSAKRIRRDRAA, encoded by the coding sequence ATGGATCTTCGGCGCCTGAATTCTTTCGTGGCAGTCGCGGAGGAGGGCCATTTCGGCAACGCTGCCAAGAGGCTCTACCTCTCCCCGCCCTCGGTCACCTTGCACATCAAGCAGTTGGAGGCCGATTTCGGAGTGCGGTTACTCCATCGCACGCCTGTCGCGCTCACCCCGGCGGGACAGCGTCTGCTGCGGCACGCACGCCGGCTGCTCGGCGCGCTGGACGCGGCCCGGCAGGACCTCGCCGAGCTGACGGAGCCGGAGGGCTCCCGGCCGGCCCGGCTGCGGGTGGGGGTGATGAGTCACGGCGCGGGGGAGGTGACCTCCTCCGCGCTGTCGGCTTTTCAGCACCTGCGGCCCGACGTGGCGCTGTCCGTCGTCCAACTGGACTTCCAGGCGCACCAGTCGGCGCTGCTGGAGGGGGACGTGGACGTCGCCTTCATCCGGCCGGCGCCCACGGACGACCGGATCCGCTACGACGTGCTGGACAGCGAGCCACGGGTGGCGATCGTGCCCGCCGCCTCGCCGCTGGCCGACGCGCGCGGCGAGGGCGTGCCCGTGGACGAGTTGCTCGACGAGCCGTTCCTGCCGGTCGCGCAGGTGCCGAGGGAGTTCGCCGACTACTTCTACTTCGTGCCGGCGCGCGGTGGCATCCCGGTCCGCCGGGGTTTCCCGGCGGTGGTGCGCACCCCGTACGACGCCCTGCGCTCGGTCGCGGGCGGGGCGGGCATCGCCACCTCGGTGGAATCGTTCACGCATTATCACTCCTGGCCGGGAACGGCGTTCGTGCCGATACTCGACGCCCCCTGGGAAAAATGTGTGCTGGCCCGGCGTGGGGACGACGACAGTCCGAGCGTGCAGACGTTCCGGGCACTGACCGCGGCTCTCGCAAAGAATCAGCCGCTCCGACCGGAAGGCAATAAATCTCCGGATCCAGCAACATTGCGGAATTCCGCAAAGAGAATTCGACGCGACCGGGCGGCGTGA
- a CDS encoding zinc-dependent alcohol dehydrogenase, with protein MNTPTRPAVPCTKEMRAGLLTAPRVLDPHALLDVPEPGPGELLVRVLASGVCGSDLAAWRGTHPYKVAPVVLGHEFCGTVTRLGLQLPYDQGEFAVGDLVCSAAFSPCDGCAECRRGAPHLCADRRNLSHEGWQGSFAEYVLLRRNMTHRLPPGTDPVAGALVEPLSIGLHAVRLAGPGAGRALAVLGSGTIGLSCLLSARRLGFGPAVCVDAGPAKAALAAAAGADGYVDARTGSPSPGEVADLIVRQLAGERPEVVFVAAGYPGVLDQAVAAVRPGGTIVVVSYFDAPVPVDLNALVGREARLLFSSLSVPDDFRRIISWLADGSLDPLPLVTHHFPLERIEEAMAVLDRPAPPGAAPTGKVMLRIGGAA; from the coding sequence ATGAACACCCCCACCCGTCCAGCCGTCCCCTGCACCAAGGAGATGCGCGCGGGACTGCTGACCGCGCCGCGCGTCCTCGACCCGCACGCCCTGCTCGACGTGCCCGAGCCGGGCCCCGGCGAGCTGCTGGTGCGGGTGCTGGCGTCGGGCGTCTGCGGCTCCGACCTCGCCGCCTGGCGCGGCACCCACCCCTACAAGGTCGCGCCGGTCGTGCTCGGCCACGAGTTCTGCGGCACGGTGACCCGGCTCGGCCTCCAACTCCCTTATGACCAGGGCGAGTTCGCGGTGGGCGACCTGGTCTGCTCGGCAGCTTTCTCGCCCTGCGACGGATGCGCCGAGTGCCGGCGCGGCGCGCCCCACCTGTGCGCGGACCGCCGCAACCTCAGCCACGAGGGGTGGCAGGGCTCCTTCGCCGAGTACGTCCTGCTGCGCCGCAACATGACGCACCGCCTCCCGCCGGGCACCGACCCGGTCGCGGGCGCGCTGGTGGAACCGCTGTCCATCGGCCTGCACGCGGTCCGCCTCGCCGGACCCGGCGCCGGGCGCGCGCTCGCCGTGCTGGGGTCGGGGACAATCGGGCTGAGCTGTCTGCTCTCCGCACGCCGGCTCGGCTTCGGCCCCGCCGTGTGCGTGGACGCCGGACCCGCGAAGGCGGCGCTGGCCGCAGCAGCGGGCGCGGACGGGTACGTCGACGCGCGCACCGGGTCACCCTCGCCCGGCGAGGTCGCCGACCTGATCGTCCGTCAACTCGCGGGCGAGCGGCCGGAGGTGGTGTTCGTGGCGGCCGGTTACCCCGGCGTGCTCGACCAGGCCGTGGCCGCCGTCCGGCCCGGCGGGACGATCGTCGTCGTCAGCTACTTCGACGCACCCGTCCCCGTGGATCTCAACGCGCTCGTCGGGCGCGAGGCGCGGCTGCTTTTCTCCTCGCTGTCGGTGCCCGACGACTTCCGCCGGATCATCTCCTGGCTCGCGGACGGCAGCCTCGACCCGCTGCCGCTGGTCACCCACCACTTCCCGCTGGAGCGGATCGAGGAGGCCATGGCCGTGCTGGACCGCCCCGCACCGCCCGGCGCGGCGCCGACCGGCAAGGTGATGCTGCGTATCGGCGGTGCCGCGTGA
- a CDS encoding nucleotidyltransferase family protein yields the protein MNTAPHHRLLRALACLAPDAGHVRALAADPALDAAAFLDAAARHKLLPLAGRHVHRHHLDRGPGALPHPWVLTSAYVANRARNTALADEFSGVQRELTEHQVRWALRKGFALAEGVYGDPGVRRIGDLDLALHPDDTARAHTTLTRLGYVQGELATDGDHVVPYAAALKADGPARGDDGEFLPYRKAGLRPGVPEFYVDLCPALPEPPLGLSEIPMADVLERSRAAVRCGSPARELHPADQLIDLWAQLRGPARALLEGRPDGGFLPLAKLLDVALLSASLGDADWALTEALLARPGLWPALDSVPRLTALVFPGSTPAAFAGAADAAPGLTARLTS from the coding sequence GTGAACACCGCGCCCCACCACCGTCTCCTGCGCGCGCTCGCCTGCCTCGCCCCGGACGCCGGCCATGTCCGCGCCCTCGCCGCCGATCCCGCCCTCGACGCGGCGGCCTTCCTCGACGCCGCCGCCCGCCACAAGCTGCTCCCGCTCGCCGGACGCCACGTCCACCGCCACCACCTCGACCGGGGCCCCGGCGCCCTCCCCCACCCCTGGGTCCTGACGTCCGCGTACGTCGCGAACCGGGCCCGCAACACCGCGCTCGCCGACGAATTCTCCGGCGTACAGCGTGAGTTGACGGAACATCAGGTGCGGTGGGCGCTGCGCAAGGGGTTCGCGCTCGCCGAGGGCGTGTACGGCGATCCCGGGGTGCGGCGCATCGGCGACCTCGACCTCGCGCTGCACCCCGACGACACCGCGCGGGCGCACACCACGCTCACCCGACTCGGTTACGTCCAGGGCGAGTTGGCCACCGACGGCGACCATGTCGTGCCGTACGCCGCCGCGCTCAAGGCGGACGGGCCCGCGCGCGGGGACGACGGGGAGTTCCTGCCGTACCGCAAGGCCGGACTGCGGCCCGGCGTACCCGAGTTCTACGTCGACCTGTGCCCCGCCCTGCCCGAGCCGCCGCTCGGACTGTCCGAGATCCCGATGGCCGACGTCCTGGAGCGCTCCCGCGCCGCCGTGCGCTGCGGCTCGCCCGCCCGGGAGCTGCACCCCGCCGATCAACTCATCGACCTGTGGGCCCAGTTGAGGGGCCCCGCCCGCGCGCTGCTGGAGGGGAGGCCGGACGGCGGGTTCCTTCCGCTGGCCAAGCTGCTCGACGTCGCGCTGCTGTCGGCGTCCCTCGGCGACGCGGACTGGGCGCTCACCGAGGCGCTGCTCGCCCGGCCGGGGCTGTGGCCCGCGCTGGACTCCGTGCCGAGGCTGACCGCGCTGGTGTTCCCCGGCTCCACGCCGGCGGCGTTCGCCGGCGCGGCGGACGCGGCGCCCGGTCTCACCGCCCGCCTGACCTCCTAG
- the argC gene encoding N-acetyl-gamma-glutamyl-phosphate reductase — translation MTASRVRAAVIGASGFTGGETLRLLLNHPDVVEVAAAARSAGEPLESVHPHLLGSGLEFTTPDEVTARAGDFDVVFLCTPSGEAMRRADGLLAAGTRVVDLSADFRFADPERYARAYGREHTAREALAEAVYGVSEFHRKEIAGARLIANPGCYVITALLGVVPLYEDGIADPSSPLNLVGINGTSGAGNKPRAEVMHPNAFAALLPYSLQGHRHAHELEDRIGRGVVVDLSTAHGNFARGIHLQATVPVRADVRGELSREALLDLYRARYADEFFVRVNARPAHGGLTDKDYRRYPTLAGVTGSNFCHIGLDYDAHRGAVKVVAVTDNLVKGAAGSAVQNMNLMLGLDETAGLRAYGF, via the coding sequence GTGACCGCGTCCCGTGTCCGTGCCGCCGTGATCGGCGCCTCCGGGTTCACCGGCGGCGAGACGCTGCGGCTGCTGCTGAACCATCCGGACGTCGTCGAGGTCGCGGCGGCGGCCCGCTCGGCCGGCGAGCCGCTGGAGTCCGTCCACCCCCATCTCCTGGGCAGCGGCCTGGAGTTCACCACGCCGGACGAGGTGACGGCCCGCGCGGGCGACTTCGACGTGGTGTTCCTGTGCACGCCGAGCGGCGAGGCCATGCGCCGCGCGGACGGTCTGCTGGCGGCCGGGACGCGGGTGGTCGACCTGAGCGCCGACTTCCGGTTCGCCGACCCCGAGCGGTACGCGCGGGCGTACGGGAGGGAGCACACGGCGCGGGAGGCGCTGGCCGAAGCGGTGTACGGGGTCAGCGAGTTCCACCGCAAGGAGATCGCGGGGGCCCGGCTGATCGCCAACCCCGGCTGCTACGTCATCACCGCGCTGCTGGGGGTCGTCCCCCTCTACGAGGACGGCATCGCGGACCCCTCGTCGCCGCTCAACCTGGTGGGGATCAACGGGACTTCGGGCGCGGGGAACAAGCCGCGCGCGGAGGTCATGCACCCGAACGCGTTCGCGGCTCTGCTGCCGTACAGCCTCCAGGGGCACCGGCACGCCCACGAGTTGGAGGACCGGATCGGACGGGGTGTGGTGGTGGACCTGTCGACCGCGCACGGCAACTTCGCGCGGGGCATCCACCTCCAGGCGACGGTGCCCGTACGGGCGGACGTGCGGGGGGAGTTGAGCCGGGAGGCGCTGCTCGACCTGTACCGGGCGCGGTACGCGGACGAGTTCTTCGTCCGGGTGAACGCGCGGCCCGCGCACGGCGGGCTCACCGACAAGGACTACCGGCGGTATCCGACGCTCGCGGGGGTGACGGGGTCGAACTTCTGTCACATCGGGCTGGACTACGACGCGCACCGGGGTGCGGTGAAGGTGGTGGCCGTGACGGACAACCTCGTGAAGGGGGCGGCGGGTTCGGCGGTCCAGAACATGAACCTGATGCTGGGGCTCGACGAGACGGCGGGGTTGCGGGCGTATGGGTTCTGA
- a CDS encoding isocitrate lyase/phosphoenolpyruvate mutase family protein yields MSLKPPSSPSFRSLLRPGRALRVAGAHSALGAVLAEQAGFDAIWSSSLEISAARCLPDASILTMTEYLEAAAHMQKALGIPVVADADTGYGNNLNVAHMVHEFEDMGITAVAIEDKLFPKINSFADGDQSLLSTEAFVAKIETAKNAQRDDEFFVIARTEALINGLGVDVALERAHAYADGGADAVLIHSKKSTNAEVVEFVKRWQGRLPVVVVPTTYPDWNIAEAEAMGVQVVIYANQGMRATIASLRETYRSIRDSGDTVALEPKIASVADIFQLQRLKEWQRLGA; encoded by the coding sequence ATGTCCCTGAAACCCCCCTCGTCCCCCTCTTTCCGGTCCCTCCTGCGCCCCGGCCGGGCTCTGCGGGTGGCCGGCGCGCACAGCGCCCTCGGTGCCGTCCTCGCGGAGCAGGCGGGGTTCGACGCGATCTGGTCGTCGAGCCTGGAGATCTCGGCGGCCCGCTGCCTGCCGGACGCCAGCATCCTGACGATGACCGAATACCTGGAGGCCGCCGCGCACATGCAGAAGGCGCTCGGCATCCCCGTCGTGGCGGACGCCGACACCGGCTACGGCAACAACCTCAACGTGGCCCACATGGTCCACGAGTTCGAGGACATGGGCATCACCGCCGTCGCCATCGAGGACAAGCTCTTCCCGAAGATCAACAGCTTCGCCGACGGCGACCAGAGCCTGCTGTCGACCGAGGCGTTCGTCGCCAAGATCGAGACCGCCAAGAACGCCCAGCGCGACGACGAGTTCTTCGTCATCGCCCGCACCGAGGCCCTGATCAACGGCCTCGGCGTCGACGTGGCCCTGGAACGCGCCCACGCCTACGCCGACGGGGGAGCCGACGCCGTCCTCATCCACTCCAAGAAGAGCACCAACGCCGAGGTCGTCGAGTTCGTCAAGCGCTGGCAGGGCCGGCTCCCGGTGGTCGTCGTCCCGACCACCTACCCGGACTGGAACATCGCCGAGGCCGAGGCCATGGGCGTCCAGGTGGTGATCTACGCGAACCAGGGCATGCGGGCCACGATCGCCTCCCTGCGGGAGACCTACCGCTCCATCCGGGACTCCGGCGACACCGTCGCCCTGGAGCCGAAGATCGCTTCCGTGGCCGACATCTTCCAGCTCCAGCGGCTCAAGGAATGGCAGCGGCTCGGCGCGTGA
- a CDS encoding pyridoxal-phosphate-dependent aminotransferase family protein, with the protein MTTTPLPQLTLLNPGPVNVHPDVRAGMTSPDQCHREAEPLALLARTRRKAAQIAGGNPDDHTAAIFTGSGTAALEAAFASIVPPTGRILILDNGHYGERLWRIVSANGVPHRRLEFGWTNPIDLDVLDRTLAEDPGLTHVGLVQHETSTGQLNPLREIGEVVARHGRQLAVDAISSLGSERFDLVADHVDWVVATANKCLEGLPGVSFVAGRRDRFEELKDVPARGFYLDLYGNWSSQEGKGVPAFTPAVQVLTAFEVALDRSLAEGAEARGARYLRLAELIRAGLAERGCAFLLPPEHRANSCTNVHIPHGIAYADLHDLIKAEGYVIYATQEQLPGVFRVANMGQLSEADVAGFLEAFDRAVAKLTSDQL; encoded by the coding sequence ATGACCACCACCCCCCTCCCCCAGCTCACCCTCCTCAACCCCGGCCCCGTCAACGTCCACCCCGACGTCCGCGCCGGTATGACCTCCCCCGACCAGTGCCACCGCGAGGCCGAACCCCTCGCCCTGCTGGCCCGCACCCGGCGTAAGGCGGCGCAGATAGCGGGCGGCAACCCGGACGACCACACGGCGGCGATCTTCACCGGCTCCGGCACAGCCGCCCTGGAAGCCGCGTTCGCCTCGATCGTCCCGCCCACGGGCCGCATCCTGATCCTGGACAACGGCCACTACGGCGAGCGCCTGTGGCGGATCGTCAGCGCGAACGGCGTCCCGCACCGGCGTCTGGAGTTCGGCTGGACGAACCCGATCGACCTGGACGTCCTGGACCGCACGCTCGCCGAGGACCCGGGCCTCACGCACGTCGGCCTGGTGCAGCACGAGACCAGCACGGGTCAGCTGAACCCGCTGCGGGAGATCGGCGAGGTCGTGGCCCGGCACGGCAGGCAGCTCGCGGTGGACGCGATCAGCAGCCTCGGCTCGGAGCGGTTCGACCTGGTCGCCGACCACGTCGACTGGGTCGTGGCGACGGCGAACAAGTGCCTGGAGGGCCTGCCCGGCGTCAGCTTCGTCGCGGGCCGCAGGGACCGTTTCGAGGAGCTGAAGGACGTCCCCGCGCGCGGCTTCTACCTGGACCTGTACGGCAACTGGTCCTCGCAGGAGGGCAAGGGCGTGCCGGCGTTCACCCCGGCCGTGCAGGTGCTGACCGCGTTCGAGGTGGCCCTGGACCGCTCGCTCGCGGAGGGCGCCGAGGCGCGCGGCGCGCGGTATCTGCGGCTGGCGGAGCTGATCCGCGCGGGGCTCGCCGAGCGCGGCTGCGCGTTCCTGCTGCCGCCGGAGCACCGCGCGAACTCCTGCACCAACGTCCACATCCCGCACGGCATCGCGTACGCGGACCTGCACGACCTGATCAAGGCGGAGGGCTACGTCATCTACGCCACCCAGGAGCAGCTGCCCGGTGTGTTCCGCGTCGCGAACATGGGCCAGCTCAGCGAGGCCGACGTCGCCGGTTTCCTGGAGGCGTTCGACCGCGCGGTCGCGAAGCTGACGTCCGACCAGCTCTGA
- a CDS encoding thymidylate kinase: MLIALVGSDGAGKSTVTRLLTESGAASGPPVRRSDRWDIVAEPQRYPSARLLRPDVRLGRTVAAEMPNPARFLFFLWSSCLALQGREPAPAPGTVTLLDGYWMKHAAVEVVHGLDRAWVEAVGAGLPACDQVIYLRIAPEVAWERKQGEEILPYECGGDPLCSRASFLRHQGRVREVLDDWAARFGWRTVEADRPVEEIAGIVRTAAGQAGVCAGVTR; encoded by the coding sequence ATGCTCATCGCCCTCGTCGGTTCCGACGGTGCGGGCAAGTCCACCGTCACCCGGCTCCTCACCGAGTCCGGCGCGGCCTCGGGGCCGCCCGTGCGGCGCTCCGACCGCTGGGACATCGTCGCCGAGCCCCAGCGCTATCCCTCGGCCCGGCTCCTGCGTCCCGACGTGCGGTTGGGGCGGACCGTCGCCGCCGAGATGCCCAACCCCGCCCGGTTCCTGTTCTTCCTGTGGTCGTCCTGCCTGGCCCTCCAGGGGCGCGAGCCCGCACCCGCGCCGGGCACGGTCACCCTGCTCGACGGGTACTGGATGAAGCACGCCGCCGTCGAGGTCGTCCACGGGCTCGACCGGGCCTGGGTCGAAGCCGTCGGCGCCGGGCTGCCCGCCTGCGACCAGGTGATCTACCTCCGGATCGCGCCCGAGGTCGCGTGGGAGCGCAAGCAGGGCGAGGAGATCCTGCCGTACGAGTGCGGGGGCGATCCGCTGTGCTCCCGCGCCTCGTTCCTCCGGCATCAGGGGCGGGTGCGGGAGGTGCTGGACGACTGGGCCGCGCGGTTCGGATGGCGGACGGTGGAGGCGGACCGGCCGGTGGAGGAGATCGCCGGGATCGTACGGACGGCGGCCGGACAGGCCGGGGTCTGCGCCGGGGTGACCCGGTGA